Within the Scytonema millei VB511283 genome, the region TCCTCCAGGGCGCGCTCTCAATCAGGCAAATCCCTTACCCAAAAGCGCGATCGAATGCTAGCTATCGGCAGCAAAAGTAGAAGCTTTTGGGTAAAATTAGTTGGTGACGACCCAGAGCTTAAATATTTATAAGTTAGATCGGCTGGACTCGAACGAACTGCTCAGTCTGAACAAAACAGTCAAGCAGTGAGGGTTAAACCGCGATCGCTTCTATTATCAATTGAGGTGTAAAGCAACCGTGAGCAAGAAAAACGAAGCCGAGATCCAACAAAGCAGTGGATTTAGCGTCACCGACTTTTTAAAGGGAACTAAAGAGGAACTTGATAAAGTAGTTTGGCCCAGTCGCCAACAGCTAATCAGCGAATCTTTAGCC harbors:
- the secE gene encoding preprotein translocase subunit SecE is translated as MSKKNEAEIQQSSGFSVTDFLKGTKEELDKVVWPSRQQLISESLAVLSMVALSATMIYLIDALFAWAARKVF